In Hoplias malabaricus isolate fHopMal1 chromosome 6, fHopMal1.hap1, whole genome shotgun sequence, a single window of DNA contains:
- the LOC136699394 gene encoding uncharacterized protein — protein sequence MAISETPGPPSAASLLVLSETDLCVSITPPQDHNGVQYYVRVSAYNIKGWGPPRNSTPRSTAPSSWRQCTSVKIRGHSQEEALQKLLEHVGEPTHKAYCTENSRQLNSKRMSMSRGLKQFFHSTTKFVRLLQRGAYLASVFYQKDNILVTTEDQLPLVEIQCCSTSIVQDFLWFAKLSCAWQQVSWLQQVLSSSVSSSSSLLQNRHSILRAVAQLQSSVGTVDLGQVYFEPLKDRHGNVLLVTLREVTTSLTPNDPQLHWSPIKQMEARWSRTHLLPEPTAMDTLKQQIRRKLEYHRRSLQRAQPGLYVGILKLCSSVEQLRVLVPQRLPNLLLHTRIRNNAHVSWEEWSWLQRHSMVGVSGSGQTVTGSPEDKDNVFTDSTGVEEFVRDLRTAITQLLTKLNIPLYRAYQYRLYTQELVQVGDEISMLLLLPPNEEFSSSFCLLQDSLDIRLTMPLHIFEMVHFWVYSRELLSMYCQAWVRLELESYLSQQALREALDSREVAEAREKLTHITKLFQSVDAVWRERRWIMDVMQCVRSRQHLGAVPLHLVMDSQPIRTHQEKQQDGRSTHTHILNTAESAVSSLEACTQKPRVTAPVDIPGATEVTGSREKTHTPASPSFAMCSAISHSIPDTCHRLSDPCSHSSGTFHHSNIGIHHIHSCPELSAIPSSSLSISEEEDEDEEQNIEEENAEIFNHLEISSHLEPAYSVQDNKDHGEPLAYTLRKPDLVSALENTHPASSCPNTVTNTGLESVLEDKHHRDRCSTLDTNMGLESCDCVNEVKAIDVESVHCDHAVGGTRLESVHCDNVVTGTDLESLPCNNDIRDSDVESVSSANVVKATDLESVHCDHAVRVIDVESAHCNNAVGGSRLESVHCDNVVTGTDLESLHCNNDIRDSDVESVSSANVVRATDLESVYYETVVRDIDVESIHCANNVKDSDLGACTNAVRITDLESIYCENAVRSTVHCDKVIRATDLESVHCPHDVRDPDLKSVHCTNAARPIDLEPVYYDNVIRATDLEAIHCANTDKDPNLESVHCAYAVRATDLESVDYANAVGASDHDATDLKSFHCADAVRITDVKLVHCDDVVRDTDLESVHCVNTSKVTDLKSVDLANTVRSTDLGPNNSACDVRDPDLDSVHCAIAVSTTDLESVDYANAVGASDHESVHCANAISATDLKSFHCVNTSKVTDLKSVDWANTVRSTDLEPNNSACDIRDPDLDSVQCAPAVGPSNMKPINFAHAFGGTDLVSVHCDIAIRATDVEPVDYANAFRDPDQESVHCDNVFRPTDLESVHCANEVRSTDLESVHCTKSVKCDYRESGHHDNAIGITDLESVVEVSLCVAAKSRTTSVPERPKRGWPSRSLVEWVTSSSNKEDGQ from the exons ATGGCCATATCGG AAACCCCAGGGCCTCCGAGTGCTGCCTCTCTGCTGGTGCTTAGTGAAACTGACCTCTGTGTGTCCATTACGCCGCCACAAGACCACAAC GGAGTGCAATATTATGTGAGAGTTAGTGCCTACAATATAAAGGGCTGGGGACCACCACGAAACAGCACCCCCCGCAGCACTGCTCCTTCCA GCTGGAGGCAGTGCACCAGCGTAAAAATCAGAGGACACAGTCAGGAGGAAGCATTGCAGAAATTACTGGAACACGTTGGAGAACCCACCCACAAGGCCTACtgcacag aaaaCTCAAGGCAGCTGAACTCCAAGCGTATGTCCATGTCCCGAGGACTCAAACAGTTCTTCCATTCTACCACCAAGTTTGTGCGTCTCCTGCAGAG AGGTGCATATCTGGCGTCTGTGTTCTACCAGAAGGACAACATCCTGGTCACAACTGAAGATCAGCTTCCATTGGTGGAGATTCAGTGTTGCTCTACCTCCATCGTACAGGACTTTCTCTGGTTTGCCAAG CTTTCCTGTGCCTGGCAGCAGGTTTCATGGCTGCAGCAGGTCTTATCTTCATCTgtatcctcctcctcctcacttcTACAGAACAGACACAGTATCCTACGAGCAGTCGCCCAGCTACAG TCGTCTGTGGGCACTGTGGATTTAGGACAGGTGTATTTTGAGCCTCTAAAGGATCGCCATGGGAACGTGCTTCTTGTAACCCTGAGAGAGGTCACTACCTCACTGACCCCTAATGATCCCCAGCTGCACTGGAGCCCGATCAAACAAATGGAAGCACGATGGAGCAGGACACACTTACTGCCTGAACCAACAGCCATGGATACACTCAAACAACAGATTAGG aGGAAGTTGGAGTACCATAGACGGAGTCTTCAGAGAGCTCAGCCTGGCCTCTATGTTGGAATCTTGAAGCTGTGTAGTTCAGTGGAACAGCTCCGGGTTTTAGTGCCCCAGCGTTTACCCAACCTTCTCTTACACACACGTATTCGCAACAATGCACATGTCTCATG GGAGGAGTGGAGCTGGCTACAGAGGCACTCAATGGTTGGAGTCAGTGGGAGTGGCCAAACAGTGACAGGCAGTCCAGAGGACAAGGATAATGTTTTTACTGACAGCACTGGAGTGGAGGAATTTGTAAGAGATCTGAGGACTGCAATTACACAGTTGCTGACCAAACTCAATATTCCATTATACAGG GCATATCAGTATCGTCTGTACACTCAGGAGCTGGTGCAGGTTGGTGATGAAATCTctatgctgctgctgttgccaCCCAATGAGGAGTTCAGTTCCAGTTTTTGCCTTCTACAGGATTCTCTGGACATCAGGCTCACCATGCCACTGCATATCTTTGAAATGG tcCATTTCTGGGTGTATAGCCGTGAGCTGCTGTCAATGTATTGTCAGGCGTGGGTGAGACTGGAGTTGGAATCTTATCTATCCCAGCAGGCATTGCGAGAAGCACTGGACAGCAGGGAGGTAGCAGAGGCCAGAGAGAAACTGACCCACATCACAAAGCTTTTTCAG AGTGTGGACGCTGTATGGCGTGAGCGGCGATGGATAATGGACGTCATGCAGTGTGTTCGCTCACGACAACATTTGGGTGCAGTGCCTCTCCATCTTGTCATGGActcacagccaatcagaacacaccaAGAGAAACAGCAAGATGGgcgatcaacacacactcacatactaaACACAG CAGAAAGTGCTGTTAGCTCTTTAGAAGCATGCACTCAGAAGCCTAGGGTCACAGCACCGGTGGACATCCCAGGGGCCACAGAGGTCACAGGGAGCAGGGAGAAGACACACACTCCCGCCTCTCCATCATTTGCAATGTGTAGTGCCATTAGCCACAGCATCCCTGACACTTGCCACCGTTTGAGCGACCCCTGCAGCCACAGCAGTGGCACTTTCCACCACAGTAACATCGGCATCCACCACATCCACTCCTGTCCAGAACTTTCTGCTATTCCTTCATCATCCTTGTCAATTTcagaagaggaagatgaggatgaagaaCAAAACATCGAGGAAGAGAATGCGGAGATATTTAATCATTTGGAGATATCATCACACCTGGAACCAGCATATTCAGTTCAAGACAATAAAGACCACGGCGAACCGTTAGCTTACACACTCAGGAAACCTGATCTAGTATCAGCTTTGGAAAATACACACCCAGCATCTTCCTGTCCTAACACGGTCACAAACACAGGCCTAGAATCAGTTTTGGAGGATAAACACCACAGAGATCGCTGCTCGACTCTAGATACAAATATGGGTCTGGAGtcatgtgactgtgtgaatgaagtCAAGGCCATTGATGTTGAGTCAGTTCACTGTGATCATGCAGTTGGAGGCACTAGACTGGAGTCAGTTCATTGTGATAATGTGGTCACAGGCACTGATCTAGAATCATTGCCCTGTAATAATGATATCAGGGATTCTGATGTAGAGTCAGTTAGCTCTGCTAATGTGGTCAAGGCCACTGATTTGGAGTCAGTTCACTGTGATCATGCAGTCAGAGTCATTGATGTTGAGTCAGCTCATTGTAATAATGCAGTCGGAGGCAGTAGACTGGAGTCAGTTCATTGTGATAATGTGGTCACAGGCACTGATCTAGAATCATTGCACTGTAATAATGATATCAGAGATTCTGATGTAGAGTCAGTTAGCTCTGCTAATGTGGTCAGAGCCACTGATTTGGAGTCAGTTTACTATGAAACTGTTGTTAGAGACATTGATGTAGAATCAATACACTGTGCAAATAATGTCAAAGATTCTGATCTAGGGGCATGTACTAATGCAGTTAGAATCACTGATCTGGAGTCAATTTACTGTGAGAATGCAGTCAGAAGCACAGTTCACTGTGATAAAGTCATTAGAGCCACTGACCTAGAATCAGTTCACTGTCCACATGATGTCAGAGACCCTGATCTGAAGTCAGTTCACTGTACAAATGCAGCCAGACCCATTGATCTAGAGCCAGTTTACTATGATAACGTCATTAGAGCCACTGATTTAGAGGCAATTCACTGTGCTAATACTGACAAAGATCCTAATCTAGAGTCAGTTCACTGTGCTTATGCAGTTAGAGCCACTGATCTGGAGTCAGTTGACTATGCTAATGCAGTTGGAGCCTCTGACCATGA TGCCACTGACCTGAAGTCATTTCACTGTGCGGATGCAGTCAGAATCACTGATGTGAAGTTAGTTCACTGTGATGATGTGGTCAGAGACACTGATTTGGAGTCTGTTCACTGTGTTAATACATCTAAAGTCACTGATCTGAAGTCAGTTGACTTGGCTAATACAGTCAGAAGCACTGATCTAGGACCAAATAACTCTGCTTGTGATGTCAGAGATCCTGATCTGGATTCAGTTCACTGTGCGATTGCAGTTAGTACCACAGATCTGGAGTCAGTTGACTATGCTAATGCAGTTGGAGCCTCTGACCATGAGTCAGTTCACTGTGCAAATGCAATTAGTGCCACTGACCTAAAGTCATTTCACTGTGTTAATACATCTAAAGTCACTGATCTGAAGTCAGTTGACTGGGCTAATACAGTCAGAAGCACTGATCTAGAACCAAATAACTCTGCTTGTGATATCAGAGATCCTGATCTGGATTCAGTTCAATGTGCTCCTGCAGTTGGACCCAGCAATATGAAGCCAATTAATTTTGCTCATGCATTTGGGGGCACTGATCTAGTGTCAGTTCATTGTGATATCGCAATTCGAGCCACTGATGTGGAGCCCGTTGACTATGCTAATGCTTTCAGAGATCCTGATCAGGAGTCAGTACACTGTGATAATGTGTTTAGACCCACTGATCTGGAGTCAGTACACTGTGCTAATGAAGTCAGAAGCACTGATCTAGAGTCAGTTCACTGTACTAAATCAGTAAAATGTGATTATCGGGAGTCAGGTCACCATGATAATGCAATCGGGATAACTGATCTGGAGTCAGTTGTGGaggtttctctgtgtgtggcaGCCAAGTCGAGAACAACTTCTGTACCAGAAAGGCCCAAAAGGGGATGGCCTTCAAGGAGCCTGGTGGAGTGGGTGACCTCTTCGTCCAATAAGGAAGATGGACAGtaa
- the LOC136699349 gene encoding GTPase IMAP family member 7-like yields the protein MRVRGNMASPERSVPLESVCPADLRLVLLGRTGCGKSSTGNTILGFPAFRTDVSPVSITQQCESASGTVEGRTIQVIDTPGFFDTSLSPEEVCMEVGRCVILSAPGPHAFLLVLQPARLTPEQWAALDWLSAVFGPRALKHTILILTWADQLGEKPAENFLRESEELWEFSVKCEGGFHTLDNAKGGLERDQVDELLKKIDDMVERNGGSPFTCEMLQHAERAILQVQQRILGEKGVGLKEGEKEGPEDMQNRKREEEDARKKAEREFWCELVTAMGKGALEGSGVMEKGKGKGKKTKTAQRVMALASTPLSITSAAKVVGGAVREGSKVLYKHRKALSEKLQKNLEK from the exons ATGCGCGTGAGGGGAAATATGGCGTCTCCCGAGCGCTCAG TCCctttagagagtgtgtgtcctgcagatttgcggcttgtcctgCTGGGTCGAACAGGTTGCGGTAAAAGCTCAACAGGAAACACCATCCTGGGTTTTCCAGCCTTTCGAACAGATGTATCTCCAGTGTCCATCACGCAGCAGTGTGAGAGTGCGAGCGGCACAGTGGAAGGACGAACGATACAG GTGATTGACACTCCAGGTTTCTTTGACACCAGTCTGTCTCCCGAGGAGGTGTGTATGGAGGTGGGACGATGTGTTATTCTCTCTGCTCCTGGACCTCATGCGTTTTTACTGGTCCTGCAGCCGGCGAGGTTGACCCCTGAACAGTGGGCAGCTCTAGACTGGCTCAGTGCTGTCTTTGGCCCGCGAGCTCTAAAACACACTATCCTCATCCTCACCTGGGCCGACCAACTGGGAGAGAAACCTGCTGAGAACTTCCTGCGTGAGAGTGAGGAGCTCTGGGAGTTCTCAGTGAAGTGTGAGGGTGGATTTCACACACTGGACAATGCCAAGGGCGGTCTGGAGCGCGACCAGGTAGACGAA CTGCTGAAGAAGATTGATGACATGGTGGAGAGAAATGGAGGAAGCCCTTTCACCTGTGAGATGCTGCAGCATGCGGAACGAGCCATCCTTCAAGTGCAGCAAAGGATTCTGGGAGAGAAAGGAGTGGGGCTAAAGgaaggagagaaggaggggCCTGAAGACATGCAGAATaggaaaagagaggaagaggatgCGAGGAAGAAAGCTGAGAGAGAATTTTGGTGCGAGTTGGTGACGGCCATGGGCAAGGGGGCGCTAGAGGGCTCGGGAGTGATGGAGAAAGGAAAGGGGAAAGGCAAGAAAACGAAAACCGCACAGAGGGTGATGGCTTTAGCCTCAACACCACTGTCAATCACTTCTGCTGCTAAAGTGGTGGGTGGAGCCGTCAGGGAAGGAagcaaagtgctgtacaaacaCAGGAAAGCACTGAGTGAAAAGCTCCAAAAGAACTTGGAAAAATGA